The following proteins are co-located in the Labrys monachus genome:
- a CDS encoding YcjX family protein, translated as MLPRDPPRTSVFDEALIAARSLVGYASSTFNPTLRLGVTGLSRAGKTVFITALVQALVEGGRLPVFRAQAEGRIAAAALSPQPDDTVPRFDYETHLADFFGADRHWPESTRQISELRLNIDFQSTRRFGSAMSRLTLDIIDYPGEWLLDLPLLTMSYAEWSAQTLEASRAGSRLAIAGPWHAFLAGLDPDAPENEAVARQAASLFTAYLKAGRDERFALSTLPPGRFLMPGDLEGSPALTFAPLDLAASGTSAAGSLRAMMERRYESYKQKVVRPFFTQHFARLDRQIVLVDALSALNAGPQAVLDLETALTSVLSAFRVGSNSWLSAMFRPRIQKILFAATKADHLHHTSHDRLEAILRKMAEGAISRAAFSGAAVDVVALASVRATREASVKQGRETLPCIIGTPLAGEHSAHETFDGEAEIAVFPGELPADPQAVFAGGVFSGLENAQRDGVDYRFIRFRPPKLEKGQILPHIRLDRTLQFLIGDKLA; from the coding sequence ATGCTTCCACGTGATCCTCCCCGGACATCCGTCTTCGACGAAGCGCTGATCGCCGCCAGGAGCCTGGTCGGCTATGCGTCCTCGACGTTCAACCCGACGCTCCGCCTCGGCGTGACCGGCCTCTCGCGTGCCGGTAAGACCGTCTTCATCACGGCGCTCGTGCAGGCCTTGGTGGAAGGCGGGCGGCTGCCGGTGTTCCGGGCGCAGGCCGAAGGGCGCATCGCGGCCGCCGCTCTGTCACCGCAGCCGGACGATACCGTGCCGCGCTTCGACTACGAGACGCATCTGGCCGACTTCTTCGGCGCGGACCGGCACTGGCCGGAATCGACCCGCCAGATCTCGGAGCTTCGCCTCAACATCGATTTCCAGTCCACGCGCCGGTTCGGCTCGGCCATGTCGCGACTGACGCTCGATATCATCGACTATCCCGGCGAATGGCTGCTCGACCTGCCCCTGCTGACCATGAGCTATGCGGAATGGTCGGCGCAGACGCTGGAGGCCAGCCGCGCCGGGTCGCGCCTCGCCATCGCCGGGCCGTGGCACGCATTCCTGGCGGGGCTCGATCCGGACGCCCCCGAAAACGAGGCTGTCGCGAGGCAGGCGGCGAGCCTGTTCACCGCCTATCTCAAGGCCGGCCGCGACGAGCGCTTCGCCCTGTCGACCCTGCCGCCCGGCCGCTTCCTGATGCCCGGCGACCTCGAAGGCTCGCCGGCCCTGACCTTCGCGCCGCTCGACCTCGCCGCCTCCGGGACAAGCGCGGCGGGCTCGCTCCGCGCCATGATGGAGCGCCGCTACGAATCCTACAAGCAGAAGGTCGTCCGCCCCTTCTTCACGCAGCATTTCGCAAGGCTCGACCGGCAGATCGTGCTGGTCGACGCGCTTTCCGCGCTCAATGCCGGGCCGCAGGCGGTGCTGGATCTCGAGACGGCGCTGACGTCGGTGCTGTCGGCCTTCAGGGTCGGCTCCAACAGCTGGCTGTCGGCCATGTTCCGGCCGCGCATCCAGAAGATCCTGTTCGCCGCCACCAAGGCCGACCATCTTCACCACACCAGCCATGACAGGCTGGAGGCGATCCTGCGCAAGATGGCGGAAGGGGCGATTTCGCGTGCGGCCTTTTCGGGCGCGGCGGTCGACGTCGTGGCGCTCGCCTCGGTGCGGGCGACGCGCGAGGCGAGCGTGAAGCAGGGCCGCGAGACGCTGCCCTGCATCATCGGCACCCCGCTTGCCGGCGAGCATTCGGCCCATGAGACCTTCGACGGCGAAGCCGAAATCGCGGTCTTTCCGGGCGAACTGCCGGCTGATCCGCAGGCGGTCTTCGCAGGCGGGGTGTTTTCCGGCCTCGAAAATGCGCAGCGCGACGGCGTCGACTACCGCTTCATCCGCTTCCGCCCCCCCAAGCTGGAAAAGGGGCAGATCCTTCCCCATATCCGCCTCGATCGGACGCTCCAATTCCTGATCGGCGACAAGCTGGCCTGA
- a CDS encoding NADP-dependent malic enzyme: MPVDKPAPTPSSTMSEDLRTGALIYHRLPKPGKLEIQPTKPLGNQRDLALAYSPGVAAACEAIHADPAEAANLTTRANLVAVISNGTAVLGLGDIGPLASKPVMEGKAVLFKKFAGIDVFDIEISPKNVEEIVTVVAALEPTFGGINLEDIKAPECFEVERLLRERMAIPVFHDDQHGTAIIVGAAVRNGLELAGKAMDQVKIVTSGAGAAALACLNLLVSLGARRENIFVSDIKGVVYKGRNELMDPWKEPYAQETTARTLGEIIDGADVFLGLSAGGVLTADMVERMAPRPLIMALANPFPEIMPELAKQVRPDAMICTGRSDFPNQVNNVLCFPYIFRGALDCGATTINEEMKHAAVEAIAALARETPSDIVARAYGGESRGFGADSLIPSPFDPRLILRIAPAVARAAHETGVATRPIEDLAAYAESLTRFVFRSGFVMKPLFTAAKAAPKRVVYAEGEDERVLRAAQVVLEEGLAKPILIGRPSVIESRVQRFGLTIRAGRDFEVIDPADDPRYKDYWSLYHQLAGRKGITQDTARTIVRSNTTVIAALALQRGDADAMICGLEGAYMRHLRNVRQIIGLAPGVRDYSALSLVLTGKGAFFICDTEVKPDPCAEEIAEMAILAAEHVRRFGIDPKIALLSHSDFGSNDTDSARKMSRALEILAQLRPDLEADGEMQADTALSESLREIKLASSRLRGEANVLVMPNLDAANIAFQLTRMLADALPVGPILIGAAKPAHILTRSVTVRGVVNMTAVAVAEAQATAV; encoded by the coding sequence ATGCCTGTCGATAAGCCGGCGCCGACGCCTTCCTCGACCATGTCCGAAGACCTGCGCACGGGTGCGCTGATCTATCATCGCCTTCCCAAGCCCGGAAAGCTGGAGATCCAGCCGACCAAGCCGCTCGGCAACCAGCGCGACCTCGCGCTCGCCTATTCGCCGGGCGTGGCCGCGGCCTGCGAGGCCATCCATGCCGATCCGGCGGAGGCGGCGAACCTGACGACCCGCGCCAATCTTGTCGCCGTGATCTCCAACGGCACCGCCGTGCTCGGCCTCGGCGACATCGGGCCGCTCGCCTCCAAGCCGGTGATGGAGGGCAAGGCGGTCCTGTTCAAGAAGTTCGCCGGCATCGACGTGTTCGACATCGAGATTTCGCCGAAGAATGTCGAGGAGATCGTGACGGTGGTCGCGGCGCTCGAGCCGACATTCGGCGGCATCAACCTCGAAGACATCAAGGCGCCCGAATGTTTCGAGGTGGAGCGGCTGCTGCGCGAGCGCATGGCCATTCCGGTCTTCCACGACGACCAGCACGGCACGGCGATCATCGTCGGCGCGGCGGTCCGCAACGGGCTCGAACTGGCCGGCAAGGCGATGGACCAGGTCAAGATCGTCACCTCCGGCGCCGGCGCGGCGGCTTTGGCCTGCCTCAACCTCCTCGTGTCGCTCGGCGCCAGGCGCGAGAACATCTTCGTCTCCGACATCAAGGGCGTGGTCTACAAGGGCCGCAACGAATTGATGGATCCGTGGAAGGAGCCCTATGCGCAGGAGACGACCGCGCGCACGCTCGGCGAGATCATCGACGGCGCCGATGTGTTCCTCGGCCTTTCCGCCGGCGGCGTGCTGACGGCAGACATGGTCGAGCGCATGGCGCCGCGCCCGCTGATCATGGCGCTCGCCAATCCGTTCCCCGAGATCATGCCCGAACTCGCCAAGCAGGTGCGCCCGGACGCGATGATCTGCACCGGCCGCTCGGATTTCCCGAACCAGGTCAACAACGTCCTGTGCTTTCCCTACATTTTTCGCGGCGCGCTCGATTGCGGCGCCACCACGATCAACGAGGAGATGAAGCACGCCGCCGTCGAGGCGATCGCTGCGCTTGCCCGGGAAACGCCCTCCGACATCGTGGCGCGGGCCTATGGCGGCGAGAGCCGGGGCTTCGGTGCCGATTCGCTCATTCCCTCGCCCTTCGATCCCCGGCTGATCCTGCGCATCGCGCCGGCCGTGGCGAGGGCCGCGCATGAGACCGGCGTCGCCACCCGTCCGATCGAGGATCTCGCCGCCTATGCCGAAAGCCTGACCCGTTTCGTCTTCCGCTCGGGCTTCGTGATGAAGCCGCTGTTCACCGCCGCCAAGGCGGCCCCCAAGCGCGTGGTCTATGCGGAGGGCGAGGATGAGAGGGTACTGCGGGCGGCGCAGGTCGTGCTCGAAGAGGGACTGGCCAAGCCCATCCTGATCGGCCGCCCCTCGGTGATCGAGAGCCGCGTGCAGCGCTTCGGCCTGACGATCCGCGCCGGGCGGGATTTCGAGGTCATCGATCCCGCCGACGATCCGCGCTACAAGGATTACTGGTCGCTGTATCACCAGCTCGCCGGCCGCAAGGGCATCACCCAGGATACGGCGCGCACCATCGTCCGCTCCAATACCACCGTCATCGCGGCGCTGGCGCTCCAGCGCGGCGATGCCGATGCCATGATCTGCGGCCTGGAGGGCGCCTATATGCGCCATCTGCGCAATGTCCGGCAGATCATCGGCCTCGCCCCGGGCGTGCGCGACTATTCGGCGCTCTCGCTGGTGCTGACCGGGAAGGGGGCCTTCTTCATCTGCGACACCGAGGTCAAGCCCGATCCCTGCGCCGAGGAGATCGCCGAGATGGCCATCCTTGCGGCTGAGCATGTCCGGCGCTTCGGCATCGATCCGAAGATCGCGCTGCTCTCGCATTCGGATTTCGGCAGCAACGATACCGATTCGGCGCGCAAGATGAGCCGTGCCCTCGAAATCCTCGCCCAGTTGCGGCCCGATCTCGAGGCCGACGGCGAGATGCAGGCCGATACCGCGCTGTCGGAGAGCCTGCGCGAGATCAAGCTCGCCTCCTCGCGCCTGCGGGGCGAGGCCAATGTGCTGGTGATGCCCAATCTCGATGCGGCGAACATCGCCTTCCAGCTCACGCGCATGCTGGCGGACGCGCTTCCCGTCGGCCCGATCCTCATCGGTGCGGCCAAGCCGGCCCATATCCTCACGCGCTCGGTGACGGTGCGCGGCGTCGTCAACATGACGGCCGTGGCGGTCGCGGAGGCGCAGGCCACCGCGGTGTGA
- the aspS gene encoding aspartate--tRNA ligase has translation MHRYRSHTCAGLRTEHVGRNVRLSGWCHRIRDHGGLLFIDLRDHYGLTQCVVDPDSPAFALAETLRSEWVVKVDGEARLRPAGTENPDMPTGLVEVYVTDIEVLGPAAELPLPVFGDIDYPEETRLKYRFLDLRRERLHRNIMLRGKVVDSMRMRMKAAGFNEFQTPILTASSPEGARDFLVPSRIHPGKFYALPQAPQQYKQLLMMAGFDRYFQIAPCFRDEDPRADRLPGEFYQLDLEMSFVTQEDVFETMEPILTGIFEEFGGGRAVTKGWPRIPYAEAISKYGSDKPDLRNPLVMQDVSEHFRGSNFKVFARLLEDPANRIWAIPGPTGGQRTFCDRMNAWAQGEGQPGLGYILYFDRATDETTRQTDPNATGVGARGPIANNIGQERAEAIRQQLGLGAGDAAFFVAGDPAKFYKFAGAARTKVGVDLKLVDENRIALAWIVDFPMYEWNEDEKKVDFSHNPFSMPQGGLEALQSQDPLSLKAFQYDIACNGFEIASGGIRNHRPDAMVKAFEIAGYGEQTVIERFGGMYRAFQYGAPPHGGMAAGVDRIVMLLAGEQNLREVALFPMNQRAEDILMGAPSEVTTKQLRELGVRLNLPEKGA, from the coding sequence ATGCATCGTTATCGCTCCCATACCTGCGCAGGCCTTCGTACCGAGCATGTCGGCCGCAACGTGCGGCTCTCGGGCTGGTGCCATCGCATCAGGGATCATGGCGGACTGTTGTTCATCGACCTCCGGGACCATTACGGCCTGACGCAATGCGTGGTCGACCCCGATTCGCCCGCCTTCGCGCTGGCCGAGACGCTGCGGTCGGAATGGGTGGTGAAGGTCGACGGCGAGGCGCGCCTGCGCCCGGCCGGCACCGAGAATCCCGACATGCCGACCGGGCTGGTCGAGGTCTACGTCACCGACATCGAGGTATTGGGGCCGGCGGCCGAACTGCCTCTCCCGGTCTTCGGCGACATCGACTATCCCGAGGAAACCCGCCTCAAATACCGCTTCCTCGACCTCAGGCGCGAGCGGCTCCACCGCAACATCATGCTGCGCGGCAAGGTGGTGGATTCGATGCGCATGCGCATGAAGGCGGCGGGCTTCAACGAGTTCCAGACGCCGATCCTCACGGCCTCCTCGCCGGAAGGCGCCCGCGACTTCCTGGTGCCCTCGCGCATCCATCCCGGCAAGTTCTACGCGCTGCCGCAGGCCCCGCAGCAATACAAGCAGCTCCTGATGATGGCCGGCTTCGACCGCTACTTCCAGATCGCGCCCTGCTTCCGCGACGAGGACCCGCGCGCCGACCGCCTGCCGGGCGAATTCTACCAGCTCGACCTCGAAATGAGCTTCGTGACCCAGGAGGACGTCTTCGAGACGATGGAGCCGATCCTCACCGGCATCTTCGAGGAATTCGGCGGGGGCAGGGCGGTGACGAAGGGCTGGCCGCGCATTCCCTATGCCGAGGCGATCAGCAAATACGGTTCCGACAAGCCGGACCTGCGCAACCCGCTGGTGATGCAGGACGTCTCCGAGCATTTCCGCGGCTCGAACTTCAAGGTCTTCGCAAGGCTTCTCGAAGATCCGGCCAACCGCATCTGGGCGATCCCCGGCCCGACCGGCGGCCAGCGCACCTTCTGCGACCGCATGAATGCCTGGGCGCAAGGCGAGGGGCAGCCGGGGCTCGGCTATATCCTCTATTTCGATCGCGCCACCGACGAGACCACGCGGCAGACGGATCCCAACGCCACCGGCGTCGGCGCCCGCGGGCCGATCGCCAACAATATCGGCCAGGAGCGCGCCGAGGCGATTCGCCAGCAGCTCGGCCTCGGCGCCGGGGATGCCGCCTTCTTCGTCGCCGGCGACCCCGCCAAATTCTACAAGTTCGCCGGTGCGGCGCGCACCAAGGTCGGCGTCGATCTCAAGCTCGTCGACGAGAACCGCATCGCGCTCGCCTGGATCGTCGACTTCCCGATGTATGAGTGGAACGAGGACGAGAAGAAGGTCGACTTCTCGCACAATCCGTTCTCGATGCCCCAGGGCGGCCTGGAGGCGCTGCAGTCGCAGGATCCGCTGTCGCTGAAGGCGTTCCAATACGACATCGCCTGCAACGGCTTCGAGATCGCCTCGGGCGGCATCCGCAACCACCGGCCCGATGCGATGGTCAAGGCCTTCGAGATCGCCGGCTATGGCGAGCAGACGGTGATCGAGCGCTTCGGCGGCATGTATCGCGCCTTCCAGTACGGGGCGCCGCCGCATGGCGGCATGGCGGCGGGCGTCGACCGCATCGTCATGCTGCTGGCGGGCGAGCAGAACCTGCGGGAGGTCGCGCTGTTCCCGATGAACCAGCGCGCCGAGGACATCCTGATGGGCGCCCCTTCCGAGGTCACGACGAAGCAATTGCGCGAGCTCGGCGTCCGCCTCAACCTGCCGGAAAAAGGTGCGTGA
- the rnd gene encoding ribonuclease D, protein MNMPQFTPPTTATITRTEDLAAACARFATHEFVTVDTEFLRETTFWPKLCVVQVASPDEAVVVDALADDIDLAPLFDLLRNEKVLKVFHAARQDIEIVWHLAKFIPAPIFDTQVAAMVLGYGDSIAYDQLVHRITGAPIDKSSRFTDWSRRPLTPAQVNYAVSDVTHLRDVYVRLAASLRKRGRTHWVLDEMSVLTSPDTYRQAPEDAWRRIGGRMRKPRDLAVLIEVAAWREREAQSKNVPRSRVLKDDALTEIALQAPDTAEKLGAIRMIPKGWERSRTGLDLVEAVKLGLARDQASLPRMSPQRAAGNSAGATVELLKVLLKMVAESQGVAAKVIATTDDLDLIADSDEADVPALHGWRRELFGEKALALKKGQLALAIDKGKVTAIPR, encoded by the coding sequence ATGAATATGCCACAATTCACGCCTCCGACGACAGCCACCATCACCAGGACCGAAGACCTCGCCGCGGCATGCGCCCGATTTGCGACGCATGAATTCGTGACCGTCGATACCGAATTCCTGCGGGAGACGACATTCTGGCCGAAGCTCTGCGTCGTCCAAGTGGCGAGCCCGGACGAAGCCGTCGTCGTCGACGCCCTCGCCGACGACATCGACCTGGCTCCGCTTTTCGACCTCCTGCGCAACGAAAAGGTGCTGAAGGTCTTCCACGCCGCCCGCCAGGACATCGAGATCGTCTGGCATCTGGCCAAATTCATCCCGGCGCCCATCTTCGATACCCAGGTGGCGGCGATGGTGCTGGGTTACGGCGATTCGATCGCCTACGACCAGCTGGTGCACCGCATCACCGGCGCCCCCATCGACAAGTCCTCCCGCTTCACCGACTGGTCGCGCCGTCCGCTGACCCCGGCGCAGGTCAATTACGCGGTGTCGGACGTCACCCATCTAAGGGACGTCTATGTCAGGCTGGCCGCGTCCCTGCGCAAGCGCGGGCGGACGCATTGGGTGCTCGACGAGATGTCCGTCCTGACCTCGCCCGACACCTATCGCCAGGCGCCCGAGGACGCCTGGCGGCGCATCGGCGGACGCATGCGCAAGCCGCGCGACCTCGCCGTGCTGATCGAGGTCGCCGCCTGGCGTGAACGGGAGGCGCAGTCCAAGAACGTGCCGCGCTCGCGCGTGCTGAAGGACGACGCCCTCACCGAGATCGCCCTCCAGGCCCCCGACACCGCGGAAAAGCTCGGCGCGATCCGCATGATCCCCAAGGGCTGGGAGCGGTCACGCACGGGCCTCGACCTCGTCGAGGCGGTAAAGCTCGGCCTCGCCCGCGATCAGGCGAGCCTGCCGCGCATGTCGCCGCAACGCGCTGCCGGCAACAGCGCGGGAGCGACGGTGGAGCTGCTCAAGGTGCTGCTCAAGATGGTGGCCGAGAGCCAGGGCGTGGCCGCCAAGGTCATCGCCACCACCGACGATCTCGACCTCATCGCCGACAGCGACGAGGCGGACGTGCCTGCGCTGCACGGCTGGCGGCGCGAATTGTTCGGCGAAAAGGCGCTGGCTCTCAAGAAGGGCCAGCTGGCTCTCGCCATCGACAAGGGCAAGGTGACGGCGATCCCGCGATAG